In the Candidatus Eisenbacteria bacterium genome, GCACCTCTGCTACGGCCTCGCCGCCCGCGATGCGCCGGATGACGAGTGCGCGCCGCTTGTCCCGGGTATCCCGGAAGCGGAGGACGTCACCGCACCGCAGCTGCGCAAACCACCCGTCGTCCAGGATGAGCATCGGCCCTTCGGCCGTGGCGTCTTCGCGAACGGCCGGGCGAAGGACGACGGTCGCGGGCTCGAGGAGGCGCCCGAGGTGGTTCCGGCGAAGCTTCCACGTGGCGACCCGCGTTTCTTCGGCGATCGATCCGGTGCGAATCTTCGGCCCCGCGAGATCCATGAGGACGCGACACTCGCGTCCCGTCTCACGCCTGGCAACCGCGAGCGCGTCGAGGATGCGCGTCCACTCGGCCGGTCCCTCGTGCACCGTATTGATGCGCAGGACGTTCATCCCCGCGCGCAGCATCCGGGCCAACCAGGCGGCATCCGCCTCGGCCACGCCTGGTGCCGTCACCATCACGTAGACGTGGCGCCCTTCGGGCTTGGGACCGAGCGCATCGTGCGTATGGGCGTGGAGGAGGAACTCTGCCGTCGGCCCCGACAGGGCGGCGCCGGATCGGGTGGCGATCGTTCCCAGCTCCGAAGACTCCACGGTCCCGCTCGCGAGCAACGACTCCGCGACTCGCATCCGCACCGCCAGCAGCGACGCCATGACGAAGCTCTCGGATCGGCCGAGGGACGAGAGCCCGTGCTGTTGAAGCAGGAGCTGCACCTCGCGCAGGTCGTGTTGGCGGAGGGCGGCGTAGTGGACGAGGTTCCGGGCGCTCTCGACCCACTCGGGGTGTACCTTCGAGAGCACGGGATGAAGCTTCGCCTCGACGTCGCGAAGGTGGTCCTCGAGACGTGCGAGCTGCTGGGCGACGGCCCGGAGAACGAGGGCGGAGTCGCTTCGAGGAGCCCGAGGCGAGCCGGGCCCTTTTCGCGGCGAGCGGCCGGACACCCCCGCGGGGTGCTTGGCCGCCTGGTCGATCGTCGTCCCGGGAGTCACGACCTCCACTCCAAGCTCCGTGCCGTGACCGGGGGATGGTCGGTGCGAAGGCGGTTCCCAGGATTGGAAAACCGCCACCAGGCCGGATTCGTCGGGATGGGGTTACACGGAAGTTACGGGCGGGGACCTCCTCTTCGACGGACGCCCGTTGGGCTATAGAGGCTGGGGGCGCGCTCCGGGAACGGGTGCGCCTCGGATATCCTGCGCGAGGGAGGACGTCATGCGTTGGATCATCGTGGTGACCGCGCTGTCGATCGCGCAGCCGGGTGTGACCGCCGTGCTCTGTCAGAAGAAGTCGGGCGCGGTGTTCATCCGGTCGTCGTGCAAGAAGAAGGAGAGCCCGGTCGATCTCAGCCAATTCGGGGCGGTCGGGCCGAAGGGGGATCCGGGGCCGCCGGGCATCGGACCGCTCACGACCTGTCCGGCGGATTCGGTCCGTGTCGGACCCGCGTGCATCGACAAGTACAAGGCCAGCGTCTGGCTCGTCGCGCCGTCGAACACCGACCTGATCGCCAAGCTGCAGGACGGAACGGTGACGCTGGGCGATCTCACCGGCGCCGGCGCAGTCCAGCTCGGATGCGCAGATGCCTACTTCCATCACACGGCCGCGCCGGTCTATTTTCCCGCAAGCGGGCAGTGGACGCCCGTGCTCGGGTCGAATCCGCCGAGCCCCGGCGTGTACGTAGCGTCGCTGCCGGGCGTGCTACCGAGCGCTTGCATATCGTGGTTCCAGGCGCAGGAGGCGTGCGCGCTCTCCGGCAAGCGTCTGCTCACGAACGAAGAGTGGCAGCGAGCGGCCGCGGGGACGCCCGACCCCGGCGATGCCGACGACGGCGCCACCACCTGCGTCACCAAGTCACCGGCACCGGCGTCGAACGGCTCCCGCTCCAAGTGCGTTTCGCAATGGGGCGCCTTCGACATGACCGGCAACCTCGACGAATGGGTCGCGGAGTGGTGGCCCCAGCCGACGTTCAGCTCAACTTGGAAAGACGCCTTCAGCGACGACTTCATGGGTCTCGGCGGCGCCAACATGGACCCCGGCAGTCCGGGGGTCCTGTGGCGCGGTGGTGGTTGGGGCGCGGGTACGCTGGCTGGCGTATTCGCCGTGCAGGCAAGCATATACCCCTATGCCGCGACCCAGATCGGCTTCCGCTGCGCCCGCTGAAGTCCGGCGTCAGTGGAGCACTGCCAGCGCCTTCGCGATCCGCTGCCTGACCTCCGCATTCGCGAACGGGAACGAGCGGAAGAAGTCGGCGTCGGTGATGGCGGGGTTGCGCTCGTGGACGTTCGCCGCCCACGCGGCCGCACGCTCGCGATCGCCGTTGAGGGCGTGGGCGGCCACGGCGATGACGGCGATCAACACGTGCGCGCCGGGCGAGCGCGCCGCACGCTCCGCCCAGGCGGCGGCTTCGCGGTACTCGCCGCACACCATGTGCGACAGCGCGCGCGTCGCCGCCATCGCGTAGTACAGCGGATCGAGCGGGCTGAGCGCCATCGCCATGTCGGCGTCGGCCCTGCCGTCGGTGCCCCGACCCGCGAGCGCGTGGGTCCACGCCCGCGCGTAGATGGCCTGGGCGTAGCTCGGGCTCAGCGCATTTGCCCGCTCGAGCCAGGCGAGCCCCGTCGCGAGATCGCCCTCGAGCCAGAAGCTTCGGCCCATGGTGAGGTTGGCGAACGGGTCGAGCTGGTCGAGCTCGACCGCCCGCTCCGCGAAGCGGCGCGCGTTCCGCATCTCGACGTCGTGGTCGCCCGTGTAGCGCAGGAATGCGTTCTGGAAGTGCACGAACGACAGGCCCGCGTGCGCGCGGGCGAAGCCGGGTGCCTGCGCGACCGCGCGCGCGAAGAGCCCGCCCGCGACCGCGTTGTCCGTGCGGTTGAAGCGGAACATGTGCTCGAGCCCCAGGTGGTAGGCGGACCATGCGTCCAGATCGTCCGGCGCGACCAGGTGCGCCGCGCGCGCTTCGTGGAGCGGAATCTGCAGCTCGAGGGCGGCCACGACGCGCGAGAGGATCGACCCGTGCGTGTCGTGGACGTCGGCGACGTTCGAGACGAAGCGATCGCCCCAGACGACGCCGGCGGTCCTCGTGTCGGCGAGCTCCACCGTCACCGTGAGCGTCGAGCCCGTGATCTCGACCGTTCCGGAGAGGCAGTAGCGCACGCCGAGCACCGTCCCGACGTGCGCCAGATCGGGCGCCGCGGTGCGAAAGCGAAACGACGATCCGCGCGCGATGACGAAGAGCCATCGCAGACGCGACAACGCGGCGATGAGCTCGTCGGGGAGCGCATCGGCGATGGTCGAGTACGGGCTCGGCGGCCCGATCAGGCGAAACGGCAGGACCGCGATCGAGGGCTTCGCGTCCTCCGTGCGCCGGTCCGCCGGCGCCTCGCCTCCGACGATGACGTGGCGCACCGCCGACGTCTCCGTGACCTGCGCCACGAACCGGAACCCCTGCCCGTGTACCGTCCGGATGAAGCGCTGCGCCTTGCCGTCGTCGCCGAGCGCGCGCCGCGCGGACTTGATGCGGCTGTCCACGGCGGAATCGGAGACGACGCGGCCGTCCCACACCTGCTCGATGACCTCGTCCCTCGAGACCAGGCGGTCGCGGTTCTCGGCCAGGAGGAGCAGGAGCGAGAACACCTGCGGCTCGACGGGAACGGGCTCGCCGTCTCGGCGCAGCTCGAATTGCGAGCGGTCGAGCTCGAATTCGCCGAACCGATAGATCACTGGCGCCCAGCATAGCGCATCCGGCGCTCCCCCCAATATCCAGCTCTTCTCCAGCCGATCTCCAAGCAGGTGGCCGTCTGGGGGGCTACGGTGCAGGGCATGGTCGCGGAATGGTTCCGCCACCGAGGCAAAACGGGAGTGCAGCCATGCCACTGGTGACGATCGATGTGATCAAGGACGTGTTCACGCAGAGCCAGAAGAAGGACCTCATCGCCCGGGTCACCGAGGCCATGGTGGCCGTCGAGGGCGAGCGCATGCGCCCGGTCACCTGGGTTCGCATCAACGAGGTCGAGGAGGGCGACTGGGCGATCGGGGGCAAGTGCCTCACGGCCGCTGACGTCCACGCGCTGGCGTCGGGCAAGGCCGCGTAGCGACCCGCCGTCGGGGTGGGCCGGTCACCACGCCGTCGCCAGACCACCGAGAAACCGACCCACCCCGTCCATCACCGCCGTCCACTGCGCCGGCAGCGTCACGTCGTGGCCGCCGTCGTACCAGAGGTCCACCTTCTCTGACTCTGACCGAGCGTGGACATCCTGCCGTCCGCGGATCGTGTACACCGGCACTCCACGGCGCTCGGCCTCGATGCGCAGGGCCACTTGGCCCCAGCCCGCCTGATCGACGATCCCCGAGAGCGGGAAGTCGTTCCGGAGCAGCACGAGCTGCGCGACGTTCCCCGATGACACCGACCAGGACACGACGTAGCGCGCACCGCGCGCGTGCAGGTGGGACCAGACCGCCGACGCGCAGTCGAGCAGCGACGCGTCGTCGAAGCGGGCCTCATACGAACGCCCCCGGCCCGTGCTGCCGGGATAGTTGACCGCGAGCACGCCGAAGCCGAGCTGGTTCAGCCGCGCGAAGTAGGGATTGAAGCGCGGCGAGACGCTCTCGCGCGGGCCGCCGTGCCACCAGACGACGACCTTCTCGGTTGCGCGTGGGCCGAACCAGAAGGCCTGGTAGGCCCGGCCGCTCGACCCGCGCATCCACACCTGGCGCGGGCGCCGGATGCCGGGCGGGATCGCGATCTTCGGGTGAACGACGGGGACCCATCGCCCGCCTTCGAGCCGCGCGAGCGTCCGGGGAATGCGCGGCGTGGCGACGACGGCCCAGCACGCGTCGGCGATGCATCGTTGCGCGAAGACGGTGGCGGGATCGGCCGGCGCGAGCGAGCTCCGGTAGCGCCCGTG is a window encoding:
- a CDS encoding SUMF1/EgtB/PvdO family nonheme iron enzyme translates to MRWIIVVTALSIAQPGVTAVLCQKKSGAVFIRSSCKKKESPVDLSQFGAVGPKGDPGPPGIGPLTTCPADSVRVGPACIDKYKASVWLVAPSNTDLIAKLQDGTVTLGDLTGAGAVQLGCADAYFHHTAAPVYFPASGQWTPVLGSNPPSPGVYVASLPGVLPSACISWFQAQEACALSGKRLLTNEEWQRAAAGTPDPGDADDGATTCVTKSPAPASNGSRSKCVSQWGAFDMTGNLDEWVAEWWPQPTFSSTWKDAFSDDFMGLGGANMDPGSPGVLWRGGGWGAGTLAGVFAVQASIYPYAATQIGFRCAR
- a CDS encoding winged helix-turn-helix domain-containing protein yields the protein MIYRFGEFELDRSQFELRRDGEPVPVEPQVFSLLLLLAENRDRLVSRDEVIEQVWDGRVVSDSAVDSRIKSARRALGDDGKAQRFIRTVHGQGFRFVAQVTETSAVRHVIVGGEAPADRRTEDAKPSIAVLPFRLIGPPSPYSTIADALPDELIAALSRLRWLFVIARGSSFRFRTAAPDLAHVGTVLGVRYCLSGTVEITGSTLTVTVELADTRTAGVVWGDRFVSNVADVHDTHGSILSRVVAALELQIPLHEARAAHLVAPDDLDAWSAYHLGLEHMFRFNRTDNAVAGGLFARAVAQAPGFARAHAGLSFVHFQNAFLRYTGDHDVEMRNARRFAERAVELDQLDPFANLTMGRSFWLEGDLATGLAWLERANALSPSYAQAIYARAWTHALAGRGTDGRADADMAMALSPLDPLYYAMAATRALSHMVCGEYREAAAWAERAARSPGAHVLIAVIAVAAHALNGDRERAAAWAANVHERNPAITDADFFRSFPFANAEVRQRIAKALAVLH
- a CDS encoding tautomerase family protein; this translates as MPLVTIDVIKDVFTQSQKKDLIARVTEAMVAVEGERMRPVTWVRINEVEEGDWAIGGKCLTAADVHALASGKAA